A window from Oncorhynchus mykiss isolate Arlee chromosome 9, USDA_OmykA_1.1, whole genome shotgun sequence encodes these proteins:
- the LOC110532760 gene encoding tumor necrosis factor receptor superfamily member 14 isoform X2, protein MAQFESFIWTIPIILVLVSIGSCIACGRAEYRIGDECCPMCSPGNHVHKHCTEFTSTSCVPCVDSTFLDEPNGLIKCKVCTNCDPGLGLKVKQPCRPSSDTVCGTLEGFYCLDPTKDGCRAPQRHSSCKPGQYISHTGTTSTDTVCSDCTGDTYSNGSLTACQSHTGCESLGLQEIKPGSPWSDSECGPQLSHSTARSRIGAVASMTVVMILAAAVSLLLIIVRRNVCILSVSIASVNYCFVCVRE, encoded by the exons ATGGCACAGTTTGAAAGCTTCATATGGACT ATACCTATTATATTGGTGCTTGTAAGCATCGGATCCTGTATTGCATGTGGTAGAGCTGAATACAGAATAGGGGATGAATGTTGTCCCATGTGTTCACCAG GAAATCATGTACATAAGCATTGTACTGAATTCACCAGCACCAGCTGTGTGCCCTGTGTTGATTCTACATTCCTTGATGAGCCCAATGGTCTCATAAAATGCAAAGTGTGTACCAACTGTGATCCAG GTTTGGGTTTGAAGGTAAAGCAGCCATGTAGACCTTCATCAGACACTGTCTGTGGGACACTGGAGGGGTTCTACTGTCTAGACCCAACTAAGGATGGTTGTAGAGCACCTCAGAGACACAGCAGCTGTAAACCTGGTCAATACATCAGTCACACAG GAACAACATCTACAGATACTGTGTGTTCTGACTGTACCGGTGACACCTATTCAAATGGATCATTAACAGCCTGCCAGTCACACACTGG ATGTGAATCCTTGGGACTTCAGGAAATTAAACCAGGATCTCCTTGGTCGGATTCAGAGTGTGGACCACAACTATCCCATTCCACAGCTAGAAGCAGAATTGGTGCTGTTGCATCCATGACAGTTGTCATGATATTAGCTGCAGCTGTTTCCTTATTATTAATAATAGTGAGAAGAAATGTCTGCATTTTATCTGTTTCTATTGCGTCGGTAAAttattgttttgtgtgtgtgagagaataa
- the LOC110532760 gene encoding tumor necrosis factor receptor superfamily member 14 isoform X1, which yields MAQFDTLIWTIPIILVLVSIGSCIACGRAEYRIGDECCPMCSPGNHVHKHCTEFTSTSCVPCVDSTFLDEPNGLIKCKVCTNCDPGLGLKVKQPCRPSSDTVCGTLEGFYCLDPTKDGCRAPQRHSSCKPGQYISHTGTTSTDTVCSDCTGDTYSNGSLTACQSHTGCESLGLQEIKPGSPWSDSECGPQLSHSTARSRIGAVASMTVVMILAAAVSLLLIIVRRNVCILSVSIASVNYCFVCVRE from the exons ATACCTATTATATTGGTGCTTGTAAGCATCGGATCCTGTATTGCATGTGGTAGAGCTGAATACAGAATAGGGGATGAATGTTGTCCCATGTGTTCACCAG GAAATCATGTACATAAGCATTGTACTGAATTCACCAGCACCAGCTGTGTGCCCTGTGTTGATTCTACATTCCTTGATGAGCCCAATGGTCTCATAAAATGCAAAGTGTGTACCAACTGTGATCCAG GTTTGGGTTTGAAGGTAAAGCAGCCATGTAGACCTTCATCAGACACTGTCTGTGGGACACTGGAGGGGTTCTACTGTCTAGACCCAACTAAGGATGGTTGTAGAGCACCTCAGAGACACAGCAGCTGTAAACCTGGTCAATACATCAGTCACACAG GAACAACATCTACAGATACTGTGTGTTCTGACTGTACCGGTGACACCTATTCAAATGGATCATTAACAGCCTGCCAGTCACACACTGG ATGTGAATCCTTGGGACTTCAGGAAATTAAACCAGGATCTCCTTGGTCGGATTCAGAGTGTGGACCACAACTATCCCATTCCACAGCTAGAAGCAGAATTGGTGCTGTTGCATCCATGACAGTTGTCATGATATTAGCTGCAGCTGTTTCCTTATTATTAATAATAGTGAGAAGAAATGTCTGCATTTTATCTGTTTCTATTGCGTCGGTAAAttattgttttgtgtgtgtgagagaataa